The stretch of DNA ACTCTTTTCACATTATACAAATAAGACGTAAAGAGAAAGTTAAAACACTGCAAGAACTAAAAAATAAAACAAGTTGGAACGTATTGCAATCTGCCGCCCAAGGTGGTAAATTAAATAACGACAAAATGACCAAATTCGTAAAATAGTCATCATGCTTGATCGGCATTTACTAAGCGGTAGAAAGGAAGTGCGCAGATGGCAGTGGTGGATCGAAGGCAGCAGGTGATTAAGGCGGCGGCAAAGTCTTTTTCATTATTCGGCTACAAGGCGACAACGATGGATCAGGTGGCCAAAATCGCGAGCGTAGGTAAAGGCACCATCTATACTTTTTTTTCGAATAAGGAGCAGTTGTTTGACGAGATTCTTCACACGGTTATTATTGAGATGAAACACATTGCCGAGCGGGAGATTAGGCGCGACAAGCCTTTCTTTGATAACCTGCAGCGTGTTCTGGACGCCCTGCTGGAATTCCGGAGCGAGCATGAACTGATTATCAAGCTTTCCCAGGAAAAGCGCGAATTCGGTACGCCGCAGGCGCAGGAGGGACTCGATAAGATCGAGTGCGCCATCATTGGATATCTGGAACGGGAGGTGGAGCACGCCATCAGGCAGAATGAAATCAAGCCATGTGATCCCAAGGTCATATCGGTGGTTATGCTGAAACTCTACATTACGCTGACTGCCGAGCTTAACAAATTGCAAGCGCCCCTGAGCAAGGAAGAGATCAAATCGTATTTCCGGCTGATTCTGGCTGAAGGTCTGGCACAGCAAAGGGCGTAAGAGAATGGCGGCAGGCGTCTTTCGCGCATATTCAACTGAGGTTTGCCAAATCAACCGGAGTTCACCGAGAGCAAGAGCCGAGAGGCATTTTTTTGTTCCTTAAATTGACCAACCGGGGAAAATAGTCAGTTATTATTACAAGCTATTTTGCGTAAACAGAAAGAAAAGAGTAAAAGGAGAGAACCGGAGTGAAATCATTATCTGTCTTTAGGAAAGACGCGGGTACGGCGCTTAAGAAACCGATGATGCTGCTCACCATCCTGGCCGTGCTGTTCATTCCGACGCTTTACAGCGGAGTGTATTTGAAGGCGTTTTGGGACCCTTATGGCAATCTGGATAAGATGCCGGTCGCCATCGTTAATGAAGACAAGGGCGCCGATTACGAGGGAACTAAGCTAAACGCCGGCCAAGATCTGGTGGAGGAGCTTAAGAAGAGCAAGGATTTCAACTGGGTCTTCGTGAGCCGCGAACAGGCTGAAGAGGGGCTGAAGAAAGACGAATATTATGTAGCGATCATTGTGCCGGAGAATTTCTCTGCCAATGCGACGACTGTACTGGATGATCAGCCGAAGCCCGCACAGCTTATATATGAGCCGAAGCAGGGCGAGAACTTTACCGCCAGCACGATCGCAGGTTCGGCGGCCAAGGAGCTCAAGGCCAAAGTATCAGCTAAAATTACGGAAGCTTATGCGAATTCTGTGTTTGATAACATAACAGATATCTCTAACGGCCTTGGCGAAGCCAGCGATGGTGCGGCCAAAATCGCAGATGGCGCGGGTCAACTGGACGATGGCGCGGCCAAGCTGAAAAATAATCTGGTCGTTCTGACCGAAGGCACGGGCAAGCTTCTTAACGGCGTACAACCGCTGAAGCAGGGCGCCGCCGCGATCAAGAGCGGCGCCGCCGAACTGCAAACGGGGGGCAGTTCCCTTGCCTCCGGGCTGAATCAGCTGTCCGCTGCCCATAAGCAGCTGACAGATGGCGCCGCGCAGTCGGCAGCCGGCGCCAAGCAGCTAAGCGGCGGGCTGCAGCAGTCGGCCCAAGGCGCGGCGCAGCTTAAGGGCGGAGCTGGAGCCGTTGCGGACGGCAGCTCCCGGCTTAAGAGCGGAGCGGAGTCTGTCGCGGATGGCAGCTCGAAGCTGCAAGCCGGGCTGACTTCCTCCGTGGACGGCAGCGCGAAGCTGGCAGACGGGCTTAAGGCCTCCGCTGAAGGCAGCGCGAAGGTAAGCGCCGGCGCGAAGAGCGTCTCGGATGGACTGCAGCAGCTGGCGCAGGCCAATCCGCAGCTGGCGGCGAGCGCCGATGTGCAGAAGCTGATTGCTGCGAGCAAGGCGGTGGCGGACGGCAGCGCCCAGCTTCAGCAGAGCCAGGCGCAGCTGGCTCAGGGTGCGAGCGATTTGCACAGCGGCCAGGAGCAGCTGGCGCAGGGCGCGACGCAGGTGCATGACGGCGCGCAGAAGCTCGCAGCCGGCGCAGGCCAGCTGAACAGCGGCGCCCTGCAGCTCGGCGACGGCGCCGCTCAGTTGGCCGAAGGCCAGCAGCGACTCGCCTCCGGCGCGGCTTCGCTGGCAACCGGCGGCGGCAAGCTGGCGGCCGGGATGCAGCAGTTCGGTGCCAAGCTCGGCAGCGCCGCAGCGGGCGGCAGCAAGCTGGCGGACGGAACCGCTAAGCTGG from Paenibacillus sophorae encodes:
- a CDS encoding TetR/AcrR family transcriptional regulator; this encodes MAVVDRRQQVIKAAAKSFSLFGYKATTMDQVAKIASVGKGTIYTFFSNKEQLFDEILHTVIIEMKHIAEREIRRDKPFFDNLQRVLDALLEFRSEHELIIKLSQEKREFGTPQAQEGLDKIECAIIGYLEREVEHAIRQNEIKPCDPKVISVVMLKLYITLTAELNKLQAPLSKEEIKSYFRLILAEGLAQQRA
- a CDS encoding YhgE/Pip domain-containing protein: MKSLSVFRKDAGTALKKPMMLLTILAVLFIPTLYSGVYLKAFWDPYGNLDKMPVAIVNEDKGADYEGTKLNAGQDLVEELKKSKDFNWVFVSREQAEEGLKKDEYYVAIIVPENFSANATTVLDDQPKPAQLIYEPKQGENFTASTIAGSAAKELKAKVSAKITEAYANSVFDNITDISNGLGEASDGAAKIADGAGQLDDGAAKLKNNLVVLTEGTGKLLNGVQPLKQGAAAIKSGAAELQTGGSSLASGLNQLSAAHKQLTDGAAQSAAGAKQLSGGLQQSAQGAAQLKGGAGAVADGSSRLKSGAESVADGSSKLQAGLTSSVDGSAKLADGLKASAEGSAKVSAGAKSVSDGLQQLAQANPQLAASADVQKLIAASKAVADGSAQLQQSQAQLAQGASDLHSGQEQLAQGATQVHDGAQKLAAGAGQLNSGALQLGDGAAQLAEGQQRLASGAASLATGGGKLAAGMQQFGAKLGSAAAGGSKLADGTAKLEAGASSLAAGVAKLGGGIGSVAEGSQKLSDGAGDLKDGTADLKTGSSELAGKLNDAADKTGGVKTTDETVSMFAEPVELNQETLSEVPNYGTGLAPYFLSLGLFVGSLMCTIVISLRSTTVEEASRFNRFASRTLIFSGMSLLQSLVVASIMLYGLRLEVQSMPRFYVFSFIASLSFMWLIQALVTWLDQPGRFVAIVLLIFQLTTSAGTFPLELIPKWMQSLHPLLPMSYSVQGFRSVISTGDYGRMWSDAGTLAIYGAVSLVFTLLYFISRGRDEKTELNSEQVLSV